TGTTGGCTCTTAATACTTTTAAAAAGTGGATCTGCTTTTTAATGCAAGTGCCTAAATTTTATTCACTGAAAATAAAACAAAGTAATAACTGAATCTGCAGAATGTGGATAACTCGACATACTGCTCCATTTTGTAAGTGGAAATTTGCAACTGAATCTAGAgcttttcctctctttttttctttcataagGTACCTGTTGCAAGCAAACAAACAACAATATAGCAACTCAATGTATGCCATTAGCTCAATACTGCAAACTTTCACGTGATTGAAAAGTATGTCAACTTCATGATACAAGCTGTACAGCCATAAATGCAATAACAGGCTTTtaatcattgtgaagcagataATACTTGACATAAAAGAAACATCTGTGTTGAATGGCAAGTTTATACAATCAGATTGCACTTCTACGTAGAGGCTTTGTAATGCTTCCAGAATTTAGCTTTAGCATACCTGGCACATAGTCGCATCATAGGGGTTCTCAATGCAGATACCAGATTAGGTGAATTGGTCCACTCATGGTTCTTTGATGTCAATAAGTTCCACATTACTTCAATACCACTGCTTCTCAAGTCAGAACCTCTGCAAGAAAAGAGAGAATTATGACAGATATTTGTTCCTTGGTAAGTTACATTCTCAGGGAACTAAAATCACAAATGTGTTTAGCATTGAAGAGAGTTTgctatatttttataatgaaaTCTCTACTAAATATGAAGTTAATTGTTTTATATTTGTTCTCAGTCTGAAGAAAAACATGCAATAGTAATGTGCTCCATGGTTCAACCTTTGAAATCCTTCACCATGCTGACAGTTAAGCAGGAAAAAGGACAGAACACATTCCGAAAATCCAAGTGAAAGTTTACTAAAGAGAAGAGTGACAAACACCGTGCCATTGGTTcccaaattaaaataatatatcctCTTTATATTCTCAAGCCAGACAATGTCATAAATACACTCTTACCTGGATGCATCCATAAGTGCCTGTTCTTCTTCCGGTCTAAGAAAAATTTCTTTGAAGGAAGAACCAGTCATCTCTGATGCAGCCAACTTTGATAACATCCATTGCCTAAAACCAGGGATAGGACTAAGAGTAGCAAATACCTGCAGACCAGTTCTGTATATTAATTTCACAGGAAACCTTACATGTGAGTAAACAGGTGGCGAGACCATAGTAGCATGCCATATGGTTCAAGAAAGAACTAAATGTTTGATTATGAAACCTGAAAACACCATAGAATTCATACAGATCAATTTGACATTTAAAGTTACATACTGAAGTGCTGTGGAAGTTGAGGGCTGGGTCTTGTTCAAATAGGGCAAGTTAAACACCGTCacagaaaattatttatattcacTAAATTATTAATTCCACTAAAATTGTATTCTCCTAGTAGAGGTTTGGAACTTGCATCTCAAGGAGAGAGAGTTGGTACAAGTACTTTAAAGAGTTCTACAAAAGCATTCACTTCTCAACATGTTAACTCCAACTCACAGAGGAAGGTTATATATTAGTTGCTCAAAATCCTGCATTAGATGAAATACCGTAACTTACACAGAtattgggcatatcttttttcACCACATCAACCACACGTTTGATTAGAAACTTCCCCAGGTTGACTCCTGATAAGCCAGGCTGCATGTTGAAAAGAATAAAGTACTCCCTTAGACAAAGGACATAATCAAAACAATAGAAtatgaggaagaagaaaatagaaaaaattgcaTGCCAGTACTacgagcctgtttggattggcttatttcaggtgcttttaagtcaaaatagCTTTTAAGCACATTTTGTGTTTGggtaagataaaaaaaaatgcttttaagcaattttttaaaatccaaattaacaaaaatacGCCAAAAGCCATAAAACATAAGttataagcccatccaaacaggctctaaatcAATTTAAGTCACTGTTTCTTTTTCTCCGCAAacaaataatgtataaataatcAAACAACCAAACCTAGATTGTACTCAAGGTTTTCTTACTCAAgtagtaaaaatgaagaaaggaGATGTCTGCAGAAATTGTATTTAACAGTTAAAGTAGAATTCTTATGGAGTACTTCCTTTTCCTCTTCCAGTGAGCATCATTGATTTGATTAAAACAAAGGGCagctcggtgcactaaagctccctcTATACGCAGGGTCCGGAGAAGAGCCCGACAACAAGGGCCTACTTTATAGCCCTACCTTGTaattctgccagaggctgtttccaaggcttgaaccagTGACCCCCTGGTCACATGGAAGCAACTTTACCAACAACTTTATCATTGATTTGATTATGGTGCTTAAAGAAAACGACAATTTTCTTACTCAGACCAGAACTGAAGAACAATGTATATATCCTTTTCCGGATAAATAAGGAACTACATTtctatatcatatcatatatcatatattattaagTGGGAAGCTCCTATCTTCAAAGTTGGTTTACCATTTTGCCCTTAtactaaatcaaaatttaattaaataattattattttgcaccataagtaaaaaaaatcaattaaattagttttaaattatatgaATTGAATGGATGATTTGGAAGTGGAGCACTAGTACTTTAATGCTCAAACTTAATTCAATAAATTTAATAAGGGTGTAGGGCATTCATATTCTCCTTCATTTGTAACCCAAAATGtttctatctttctttcttccttATTATCtggtttattaattttatattaaaattttgaacatcatcatattatatcattttGCCACTACactatcatatcatattatatcatatacaTACTATATTATATATCACACTCATTCTAAAAGTGGAAATCCTCCAAATGAAAAGTTGAATTACTAATCGTCTATTGAAAGTTAAAACAACCATTTTATCCTTCAAGcaactattatttcaaaaaaagattaatacaaaatataaatatacacATTTCATATAATAAAACACAAGATATTTGTCTTTAATAAGGATAATGGCCATTAAGTTTATATGAAACGTTGGTGGTTCAAATTGATTGTTACATTAACCAATTGCCAATCTTTCATTGCTATAGTAAGTGcaaagaagttgaaaagttgaattGAAGATTAATTAGTAAATGTATGAAAGGAAATTTCAAAGGACTAAGAAAGAACATTATATAAAGGCAAGATGGGGTTACTAATTCCTCATCTCCCTCTTTGTAACTTCTAATCGTTTGGATGCATATTCTTTAATCTTTGCTTTCAttctttcccttttctttttatgccCTCCCAAAATTTGCATAAATAAAGAGATGGAAGTATGTAACAATTGTTTCCATGCACAATTGTTAGACTGTAACAATTACTTTTAAATTCTTAATTATCATATATTATTTGCATTTTGTTCTTTTTAGCAagaactttaaaatatttcaaatattatatatcaAGTTTTTTGTTTAAATATTTCAGATTCATTGTTTTACTATTTGATATGGGTATCACAAGTCATTATTACTTGGATTATTGTATTACGAAACTTAATTTGTAACCATTCTACACTTTTGTAATTATTTGTTTAAAATTATTAAGCAATATGGTCGTACATATTGCTAGCTTCCACTATAAACGTTATGATCATAATAGAGAAATATTTTGAAACATATATGGATATTACAAGAAGATTTTGTCTATAAAAAAGTAACTCATTATACTTTTTACCTATCTAACTAAATTTAGTTATTCAATTTTGCAGCTCAGACAATAATTAATCATTTATCACTCAACAAAAAAGTCATTCAAATTGAATGAGTGCCCATCAATTTAGCttgtactttttttaaaaatattggttACACTATGTTTTTAATTTAACCTATACCATATATACTACTTGCTTGAAACACACGTGCAACAAAAGTGTTCAGAAACTAGTCTTTCTAAAAGAAGGAAATAGTTTTCCCCAGCCAAGGGGTGACAGGTGGAAAGCGTTGCATGTATCAGTTCCTTGGAGGCCATAGCAAATTCTAGTTTTGCTTGTTAATGAAAAGCAAGTTGCACTAAGTTTCTGTCTTGCATCACTTAAAACTCAACAGTCCCAGTTTGCATAAATAGCTATCCAACTTTGGTAACAAGTTGTCTTCAGAAATAATATGGGAGTTGGCTTCCCAAAACAAATGGATACCCAAAAATACTTCCAATGGTACCTTTGGGCTGAAAAAGGGCACTGCATCTGGAAAGTGACCAAAAGAGTTAACTTTTTTGTTCCACCAAGAATTTTTTAGTTCCACTGCATACGTTTAATATTTGCTTTCATTCatatagtaacaacaacaacaacaacaacaacatacccaatgtagtcatacaagtggggtctggggagggtagaatgtacacagaccttacccctatctTTGTGGGGTAAAGAGGTTGTTTtctagaccctcggctcaaaagaagtgAAATCAAAGCAGGATTGAAAGGAAAATAGTGATAGCAAAATAACAAGATAAACAAAGCAAATGAAGTAACAAGTAGTagtaaaattgaagaataagatACTACACGGATACTAAATAATCATACTAAATAAGGAAGAGATGAGAAGAGGAGACTAGCCCCATCTCTCTGGAAAATTTTCCGTGAATAACAAACACAAATCCAATTCTTCCAAAACTAGATCCAACTATTCatttttaattcttcaaaaagaagaaaagggtgTATAAAACCCCCAAGACATTTTCTCATTCAAACGTTACCTTAGAAATGTAGAGCTCTTCAAACCTAAGATGGTCAACATACCTGAGTTGATGAAATAGAGTAAAAAATTGCACAAGAAGCCTCGTGTTCAGGAATTGGAGGATTGTCCCATAAGACCTCCTGCAATGATTAGAGAGTCCTTAATGGAAGTGAGCAATGGCAAAGTTAAACTTGATGTATTCAAGATTTTCACCTGTATGATTGCTGCCACATCCTTCATTAGTGCAACTTCAATAAAAATAAGTGGTTCACCTGaagaaaaaacaacaacattagGCTTGATTTGTTCTATTAAGAGGAAAGTAACGAGATGCTTTATCAACAAGGATAGACAAGTATGACAAGATCAGATTTGAGCAATGCTTCATTCATGCCAAATCTCGAGAATTGGTGAACCATATCTGAAGAAAACAAGTCCAGCATGTTTCTTGAACTAAGACAACCATTCTCAGTGTTTCTGGATCTAATCATCAAAGCCTTCCTGATGTTACTCTTACTTTTGATTTGATAAATATATCTTATATTGCATAAGTAAAATTTCTTGGCACTTTTGAGTACTAACAAGCACGGGTTGATATATAAAAACTCAACTAGCTGCCGTAAGGCCAGCTTCTTCCCCTATTCCTGATACTAACAAATCCACAATTCAGATTCTAGAAAAAGTGCACCTCCTATACACTGCTTCAAAAAGTGATGCATAAATCTGCACCTGATTAACTTTGACCAGCATGGCTAAAAACAAGATCATATGCTGAATATCTCATAAGAAAGGATCCAAACCCTTGATCTAGTAATTTCAGCAAGTTCACTCACATAAAGTGTCATTTTCAATTATGAAACACATGGGCGACAATAGGAAACAGAACTGTAAATAGAGTTCAACTCCTTGACCAAGACAGGGCTTACTAACCAGGTATTGCTGGATGGAAGTACCCAAAGCAGCGGCGACCAATTCCTAGCCTTCTTTTCAGATCTATAAGATTGCTTATTGGATGCACAGCCTGTGTACaagaaaaatttatataaaaatgtaCTATATCAGATTTAATACATTAACACAAAGTAGGGGGAAAAAAAAGTACCTCATATGCAACAATTTTTTCCAACAAAGACGCAGGATCATCCCATGTAATGTTGTGAAGCTCTAAATTAGCAGGACTAAGCCATGTAATCAGTTTCTCCTTTAGGTGGGAATCCAATGCTCGCAGAGATGCTATATTTACGTCTCTGCAAATTCATTGAATAACCATCTATGAAGTTCCTGTTTCATAGGTATACGTAATACAGAAATTAAAAACACATTTCCAATGAATCTGGAGATTTTCCTTGATCTAATAATCAGGACACAGTGTTGCACAAATGAAAAAAAGACAGATCACTTTATTGGGACATAACCTTACTCGAGAAGACAAAGAATATCAGCTCGAATATCAGACAGGAACTTCAATCCCCCAGGATGTGTATTGAGGCGCTCAAAAAGAACTTCATACATAGGCTTGAGAGCCTGCCTCAAATTCCGCTCAATCCTGTAGAAAGCTGATAATAATCCTTCTTCTTCATGACCACTATCTTCAGCCTTATCTGCCAAAGCTCTAAGCTTCTAAGCCCAACTAACAAGATAATGTAATGAAGAATACACTGTCATAAGAACGAAAACACCCACCACTTGGGAGCTGAAGATCAAGATGCTGCTTCATTAACTCGCGAACTTGGCTCCGATTGAGATCATACTCTTTGGCTAGTGAAAGAAGCATCTTATAACGATTTTCTGGGGAAAGGAAAACGTATCCCTGCAAAGTTAACGTTCAATAATTGCTGACTTGACAACAAACAGAATATCAGTAGCAACAACATAGTATTTCATGCTGTGTGAAAGTTCACCTCTGAAAAGTCATCCAGAGCAATATCCACAATTTCTGTCTTGTTCATTGACATGGCTGAGTGCATTGACTCCCGTACTTGGCTAAACTCTCTGAAAATTTTACAATTACATTTAATTCCCAAAacatcattctttttttttctttgttatttctGTGAGAAAAATAATCTTACAATACTGATTTTGATGGATTTAATCTACACTTGACATTTTCACCATCAAGTCACACTTAAAACCAATTGTTGTTTCCAAAAAAATAGAAGCTACGTAACCTGATATGGGTAAACTACACCGATAAGGTAAAACACCATCATCATATTGAAAATTGTTGATCCTAACATTAACAAACTATGTTTGACCAGAGGACttcaaaatgaaattagagCTTGTCAGACTACAAATCTTAATAAAGTGCAATAAAAATTGTTTTTCTTTATGTGGATCTTCAAAGGAATGATACTAAAATTGTTCTGGTCTGGTGGATAACTAAAATAGAGAGATAAAAAGAGATGAGTGTATTAAAAACCTTTCTGGAAGAAGTGAAACATCCTGAGAAGAAACTTTATCACCTTCCGGTTGAGAGAATTGCATTTGATTCAATTTGTTCTTGCTCTGCTTTGAATTCAATACCCAAAAAACGAAAATAATGACTTAAATCAATCATAAATCAAATtaggccaaaaaaaaaaagaaggaaaaaggaGTTGAGTAAAGCTTACAGAGGCAGAGGCAGAGGCAGGGGAAAGAGGTCGCATTTTGGTTCGCATAAGAATGGCGAGACCTTTCTTGTTCATCACTACACTTTTTCTGGTAACATATACAAATCAAATTGTCTCTTCCATGATTTGGATTTAGCAGTTGCCATTAAACCGAAAAAATTCCCGGCAATCTCAAAACGACGACGTGCCAAGTTATGGGTAGGAATTAGTAGATCACTATATAAGCCCATACAACGTTCAGGCCCAATCCAGTACTGCGGGACAACTGCACAGATAGCCACTTTTCAGACCCAATTTAAAACATGAAACATTCTCCaaagtaaataaattttaagaaaatttaataaataacatGTTTAAGAGATGATATTACTAGTTCTAATAGGATTTTCTAATTTTCAATACCTAACATTcactaacaacaacatatggcacaatagtattcctttcaaggcctcttttttgctttggagagctttcagacttaaactccccacaaatgacagaatagtagcatttggacatgctcctgcagcatgctcctgttgttatagagcaggtcttgatgatatagagcatatctttgtatcaggttactttgcacaacacatatggaagcacttctcagggtACTGGGGTCTGCAACACAGCAACATTCAtctaaaaaacctattgatgaggtggtggctaatcaaaactaacaatgagctacataagttagtaatgcaggccacccccatttttgtgtgttggaatctatggaagaatagatgtgcctGCAAGTATGGgggcaagaagtctaatgcaactagagtaatattctcaatatccaaagatctatatatgcttatctccactgtgtatccatatattgatttgccaagtaattgggcagatttggttaccatggttgaaaaaagccaacatgaattgagaataaccaaagtatgctggactaaaccacagcctacaatgatcaaactaaacacagatgggagtgcccttaacaatccagggaagataggggcagggggcattctaagggaccataatggagtgttaatatatgcttttgcatctccactaggttgtggttctaataaccaagctgaagtgcaggctgcaattattggtattcagtggtgcctacaacatggatacagcagggtagcccttgaagtggattctgaacttctaatcaagtggctcaaacaagaggctaaacctccatggaacattGTTGCTTATACTACTGAATTGCAGGTATTGGTTAGCAAACTGGAGAATTTCCAGTTCAgtcatatctttagggaagctaattacactgcagattcactctcaaaggaaagccacatgaaaagctatacacaacactactacagctttcagcagcttccaagagagaccaagggacattacaaaatggacaaagctggcatggctagcttcaggagaaccaagatgaagaagatcaatcaaccacattgaaggaacttcttcatacatTGAGTTATTAactgatattaataatgataattagGTCCATTGAAAAAGGGAGAGTCCCCCTAATTTACTGCTCTTATAGGATAATCTCCTTACCAATAGATTTAGGATTTAGCAGGATGGtacagggcagcaggtgcagggtgtggagtagcatgtggacttgtccaatgccccccaaactttgcaggatgttagaatatattattttgacaagtcccaagaagtttcagcccaaacggataattggaggcgttaggcgagcgacatggaaacattcagctgccttaagcctaaagagagggtctttagtaatttggaccctccaacttgggaaaaaagtcttcaaactttgcaggactgaaggagaggatatatatgctaactccataaagtttcaactcaaatggataattggagacgttagtcgagcgacttggaaaatgataacactctccaaagctcttactgaggtcccttctttattgctagtctgtgtatattatgttttgtttgggcttgtttgctgtattattgcaggtgtatggattaatatattagcattcctcaacaacaaatacatagacaagagcacaaaaacaacttccaaacaccctgcaacctctaagcttcagcagggcagcaggtgcagggtgaggagtaacatgtggacctgtccaatggCCCCCAATCTTTGCAGGATGGtagaatataatattttgacaagtcccaaaaagtttcagcccaaacgaaTAAtcggaggcgttaggcgagcgacatggaaacattcagctgccttaagcataaagagagggtctttagtaatttggatcctccaacttgggaaacaagccttcacattttgcaggactaaaggagaggatatatatactaccttcataaagtttcagctcaaacggagaattggaaacgttagtcgagcgacttggaaaatgataacagtCTCCAAGGCTCTTAATGAGGTCCTATCtctattgctagtctgtgtatattatgtctTGTTTGGGTTTGTTTGCTGTATTACTGCAGGTGTTTGGAGTGATATAGCAGcactcttcaacaacaaatacatagagaagagcATAAATACATCCTCCAAACCCCCTGCAgcctctaagcctcagcagggcagcaggtgcagggtgagggGTATCATGTGGGCCTGTCCAAAGGCTCCCAAAATTTGCAGGATTGTAGCTTATGTttttttgacaaggcccaagaaatttcagccgaAACGGACAATTAGaaacgttaggcgagcgagcttgaaacaatcagctgtcttaaaattaaaaaggaagaattttgctaaattGAAGCTCCatcttgggaaacaagccttcaaactttgcatggataaaggagagaatatatatgcaaacttcagaaagttccagctcaaacggataagaggagacgttagtcgagcgacatggaaaatgctaacaggctccaaaactctctttgagatcctttctcttctattaacctgtacaggtccttgcttgtctttggttatttgctgtgtaattgcaggttgttggagatatacaccaGCATGCTCTAACAACAAATACATGGAGGACAACACTGCTACAAGACTCTCCATGACTGAAACAAAAGGAGTGTGCAGAAATGGAGCCCCCTATTGTTTTTGGTACTTGTTTGGTTTTATGTATtcctttgtttgtttttgtttaggtgcaATAACTAATGGGGAGCCACACACAAGCAACTTGAACCAGATCACAAGAGAGGATCCTCTGTTCTGTGAAGCATGCTCCAACACAAAAttggagctgcacacaaaccttCAGCAGTTTCTCCACTCCATCCATGAACTCTCTAAAAGCTCAACACTTGCAGCAGCCCATTGTGCAACCCCTGTCCTGCTGGCTCCTGGTTGTTGTGTAGCTGCAGGTACATCAACAACTGGAGAGCTATTCCATCAGAAATTGGAGAGCTATTCCAAGAAgtctaaccacctcaaaacaaagaccaacaagcagcctagggaacctgcagccatcaCTAAGAGTCCTACACAAGGACTGTGCAGAGCAGCAACTTCCttctggattttgtggttgtttggttgtttgTATTTGGCTGTTAGTTTTTGCTTAGGGACATCAAAAACTGGGGAGCTATTCCATCAGAAATTGGAGTTGATCACCAGGAATTCACAGACACAATCCCATAACATCCAATCCAGTATTTGGCCTTGTTCTTCTCCATCTTTTTGGACATGGCCTTTGTCCACTTATGcaggccctctttggaactgctatgaggGATGCAATgtcctggggcttctatggagcaaCACACTTAGCTGGTCaaccacactctctattatcaacacaccccagcaacaactccaccaacatgcagcagacaaggaacaaatacaaccTAATAGTACTACTATTGGTTACAGCAGCATGCAGATTTCTtgggttgtgtggtttgttggttttgattgtctgtgcaggtactccaagaatttgaacctgatcacaacaaaggaCATCCATTCTTGGGTAACTGACACCAACAAGCAACCTAATCACAAAGGAAGCAACAAGAAGATGCACACTTGTTTGAGATCTTTTCTATTAACCTCAGctcctttcttgctggttcttgtttgttgtgtagatgcagatgtcaggatggactcatcaacatgtcttcccaacacctacatagaaCACATCACAactacaaccaccaaaacaaataccaaaACAATTACTAAGAGGCCTCCACAAGGACTATGcagaaatgcaacttccttctggtttttgtgtttgtttggctGTTTGTCTTTGgctgattgtttttttttcttaggGACATCCACACTCTCTAACATCAACACACCACAGCAAACACTCTACCAACtggcagcacacaaggaacatgggtACAGCAGCCTGCAGATCCCCTTGGTTGTGAGGTGCAGTCGTTTTGATTtatgcaggtaccccagctGCAGCTTCCTACTTGAAGCTGCATTGAGCCCCAAGAGCAGtcaccccagcaacaactccatccacctgcagcagacaagaaacatatacaagtttgtttgttttgtttttctgtacaggtactccaagaagtctAACCACCTCataacaaagaccaacaagcagcctagggaGACTGCAGCCATCAgaacctgcagattggcagccttggatgcattccatcaacagctgcaacaactacaccaacttgaagcagacaaggaacaaatacaagctaatggttgttggagatacaggcaacagtggaacccagaaggaactccaacaccctcagagacaacatccaagaaccaacaacaatatcatgagtagctATAGAATGATACACCTCCATCAACTCCATATACATACTGTGgaaacacaacaccaaacaactactcagccacacaccaaacaacaactcaaccacagagctgaagctgaaagtgcagaattgaaagatgaagttcaacagcatcagtAACAACAGAGGCCAAAACCAACACACCCACGTACAACAACCTCCAGACTTGGTTGCTTGTGCATGTTGCTGGTTTTGTCTGTCTGTGCAGATtttcttggtacgacaagactaaaaagagcaaagatgaaaagaatttcccatcccatgcgagatagaagtttcgtatacttgttcttcttcaatgtagctatgtctggtacgtagcatagttggaataggactagtgtaggttacttttcttttttctcatggaaggggagagtctccctcatttatgctttcatagttgaattgtaccgggaggagtcctctcacaggtttactgctttctagttatagttagtctctttttgtatcggggatgagttagccgacct
The sequence above is a segment of the Solanum dulcamara chromosome 11, daSolDulc1.2, whole genome shotgun sequence genome. Coding sequences within it:
- the LOC129873911 gene encoding uncharacterized protein LOC129873911 isoform X3, yielding MNKKGLAILMRTKMRPLSPASASASQSKNKLNQMQFSQPEGDKVSSQDVSLLPEREFSQVRESMHSAMSMNKTEIVDIALDDFSEGYVFLSPENRYKMLLSLAKEYDLNRSQVRELMKQHLDLQLPSDKAEDSGHEEEGLLSAFYRIERNLRQALKPMYEVLFERLNTHPGGLKFLSDIRADILCLLEDVNIASLRALDSHLKEKLITWLSPANLELHNITWDDPASLLEKIVAYEAVHPISNLIDLKRRLGIGRRCFGYFHPAIPGEPLIFIEVALMKDVAAIIQEVLWDNPPIPEHEASCAIFYSISSTQPGLSGVNLGKFLIKRVVDVVKKDMPNICVFATLSPIPGFRQWMLSKLAASEMTGSSFKEIFLRPEEEQALMDASRGSDLRSSGIEVMWNLLTSKNHEWTNSPNLVSALRTPMMRLCARYLMKEKKRGKALDSVANFHLQNGAMIGRLNWMADRSQKGLTQSGGIMVNYIYRLDNIEDSAQAYLNEGHIESSYDFRSYIEDDNGEKAD
- the LOC129873911 gene encoding uncharacterized protein LOC129873911 isoform X2; translated protein: MNKKGLAILMRTKMRPLSPASASASSKNKLNQMQFSQPEGDKVSSQDVSLLPEREFSQVRESMHSAMSMNKTEIVDIALDDFSEGYVFLSPENRYKMLLSLAKEYDLNRSQVRELMKQHLDLQLPSDKAEDSGHEEEGLLSAFYRIERNLRQALKPMYEVLFERLNTHPGGLKFLSDIRADILCLLEDVNIASLRALDSHLKEKLITWLSPANLELHNITWDDPASLLEKIVAYEAVHPISNLIDLKRRLGIGRRCFGYFHPAIPGEPLIFIEVALMKDVAAIIQEVLWDNPPIPEHEASCAIFYSISSTQPGLSGVNLGKFLIKRVVDVVKKDMPNICVFATLSPIPGFRQWMLSKLAASEMTGSSFKEIFLRPEEEQALMDASRGSDLRSSGIEVMWNLLTSKNHEWTNSPNLVSALRTPMMRLCARYLMKEKKRGKALDSVANFHLQNGAMIGRLNWMADRSQKGLTQSGGIMVNYIYRLDNIEDSAQAYLNEGHIESSYDFRSYIEAVFCCLRMIMEKRQIRRES
- the LOC129873911 gene encoding uncharacterized protein LOC129873911 isoform X1 encodes the protein MNKKGLAILMRTKMRPLSPASASASQSKNKLNQMQFSQPEGDKVSSQDVSLLPEREFSQVRESMHSAMSMNKTEIVDIALDDFSEGYVFLSPENRYKMLLSLAKEYDLNRSQVRELMKQHLDLQLPSDKAEDSGHEEEGLLSAFYRIERNLRQALKPMYEVLFERLNTHPGGLKFLSDIRADILCLLEDVNIASLRALDSHLKEKLITWLSPANLELHNITWDDPASLLEKIVAYEAVHPISNLIDLKRRLGIGRRCFGYFHPAIPGEPLIFIEVALMKDVAAIIQEVLWDNPPIPEHEASCAIFYSISSTQPGLSGVNLGKFLIKRVVDVVKKDMPNICVFATLSPIPGFRQWMLSKLAASEMTGSSFKEIFLRPEEEQALMDASRGSDLRSSGIEVMWNLLTSKNHEWTNSPNLVSALRTPMMRLCARYLMKEKKRGKALDSVANFHLQNGAMIGRLNWMADRSQKGLTQSGGIMVNYIYRLDNIEDSAQAYLNEGHIESSYDFRSYIEAVFCCLRMIMEKRQIRRES